cacgcacacagacatatacacacacactgacatacacacacatacacacagacatacacacactcacagacacacacacactgaaatatacacacacacagacacacacacagacatatacacacacactgacatacacacacatacacacactcacagacatacacacactcacagacacccatacacacacacatacagacatacacacacacatgcacactcagacacacacgcacactttagtactgattaaccCTCCTTGTTCACACTGTCAATATCTCCCTTCCATGCACCAGCTTTTCCTTCCTGACAGTAAGTGCACTTAGGGTGTTCATTTCTCTCCACAACTACAGCCACAGATATCATGAGGTGCTTCACCAATCAGAAGGCTCCTTTATGAGGTGGCTCCACCCATTCCTCTCGTCAATTTCCAGGTGGAAGATCTCCCTCTATATAGAGTGTGTGAGAGGTACAGGCCTGGCACTGTCGTGGGCGCTGCTGGGGTGAAGCTAAGGTGCCTGGTGCAGTCAGTGGAGCTGGAGGAGGGGTACAGACCTACAACATCTATAGTTTCTTTTGGGACCACCCACATCCTTGACCCCACATCCAGTTTTGTTGGCCTCGCGTGTAAGGGAGGCTCTGAATGGTAGTGGGAGACCAGCTTCCAGATGGTTGGCACTGACCTCTTGTGGCTTCATTAGCAGGGGGACACTGAGCTCCCGGCACCTGTGGCTTGCTCGTGCATTAACATGAGTCTTGGATTGACTGCAGACCCTGGTGGTATTGAAGATGGTTACATTATTATTACCACACAAGCACAGTAGTGCTCCTGAGGGCCAGATGGGGTCTCCTCCTCCTTTTGAGGTGGGTGCTAAAACTAGACAACTATATTTAGGAGGAGATGAAACAAGACAAGAACCTTTGCCTAAGGAAGATCCACGGGTTCTGAAGCTGAAAACTGTATCTGATTTCTTTGGCCAAAGGAGTTTGAAAGCTTCCACCTGATCCTGCGACCCAGACTGAGCAGCCTACACCGGACCCTACACCTGGTCCAAGGGACAATCAGGGCTGCATAGGTTCATTGAACATTGGGCTCTCCTCCAGGTGAGGGAACATATGAGGCGTAGACGGCACCCTCGGGAGGCCTCCACATCAGTGACCTGAAGGGGAGTGGTGTTCATCGACACAAACACCATCTGAGACCTCTCTGCCTCTGGATGATGACAAGATGAAGGCTCACCAAGGAGTGGAGGGATATAGATGCGGGATGCCCTTGGTACGTGACAAGGCTGTATCTCACGGTTGGCTTTCAGAATACAACTTCAGGGGTTGAGTGGTGGACACGTGACACCCTAATCCTACGAATGAGAATGTGGATATGACCTTGAAGAGAAACTACACCTCAGGTAGTACACCTGGAGCAGCTCTGCGTTGAAAGCTGGAGCACACAAGCCTCAGCGTGGGAGATGCTGTTGAGAGACCTCTAGCCCCAGAACACAACCATCAGAAGAGTGGAGAAAGGCGGCCACTGTGGTACTTTAGCTGGGGCTCTAGCATCACGGACTTTGGTGTCGGATGCATTTATTGTTTCCTAGTTGAGAATCCTGAGCCATCTGAGTGAGCAGCGGCTGCATTTAACCTGTTTAGGGCCAAACATTATTCCCAGTTTCAGGATGTCATCGAACAGTTATCTGTTAACTAATGTGAGCACTGATTTTCTGTCAATGTAAATAATGCTCTATAATTTCACTTAAAGCTAATACTGAACCGAGTTTACATCATTTCCATCTTTTCTAGACGCCATCATCTGTCATGAGATGACTATTGTCGATTCCTGTTCTAAATGAAACTTCAATAGTTTCATCCAAATCAGCAGAAAGTGTTCTCGCGAAAAGGTTTCCTGAATGTACTAAACCAAGGACGGATCCTGCTGTCCCTGGTTCTGTCTAACGTTGTGTCAGCTAAAGTGTGCAGCCACATCTGTGGGAATGATCTAACAGCAGCCAATGGTGGGAAATGTCTGCACCTATTCCATGAAGAAATGTTTCTTTTAGACTGTTTCCTATTTGTATAAACCCAGGGAATCATGTAATCCCTTCGAACGCATGAACCTCATTATCTAATGTCCCATATAAGACATTGTTAAGgaacattttcttttatttgtttgtcCCTTCATGGCATTTTTCAGGGAACATTCCAGACTCAGGGTTGTTAAAGAGTGGAGGCTTGAGTGACTGATGAAGTGACGTCATGTGCTGTTtcttctttcaaatgaaagaaatcTTCACACTTAGTTACCGACTGGACTTTTTGTTGGGAATTCCTTCTAACATTTTATGGATCCTGCCTGAGGGTTTTAAGGTACATCAAGACTACAAACAGGAATGATTACTGTCCCTGGCTGCTCTTTTCTCAAGAGCAGTATCCAGACTGAGGAGGAGGAATGAGTACTGAGTGGCAGTGAGGAGCCTTGCACCAGACTCCGGTTGCACAACAGCCTATTGCGGAAGAAGGTGTGTCAAGCCTCAGGTGCCGCTGTCCTTCGAGAGGAAGATAATGGCTACCCCCACCCACATTCCATCCTAGGACGTCTTCGGCACTGCGCCGCAACAGGTCGACCGTCCACCCACCAGTCCTGGCCTCGGGGCCTTGAGTCATTTCTTCACAGGGTCAGCACAACCGGTACGTCTGAGAGCACGTCCAAGAGCTCCACAATGCTCAACATCAACATCAGGTTTCTGGTTGCAGTTTACTTATTTAGATTTCACAATCGCCTTGGGACATGGTGATAAGATGACGAAGGTAGACTGCTTTCAGTACGATGAGGCAATCTGGTACCCTGGACCGTACACCAAGTCTTCGACACCTTTGAACAAACCATCAGGCTCCCGATGTCTCTGGACAGTGAAAGTGATGACAATAATCAGTGATCAAAGAGGACAGACCCCAGACAGGGGTAGGAGGGAAGCGCAGGTTGTAGGAGCTCCAGCAGTCACTGGTGTTTTCCAAGAATTGGCCATGTCTTCTTCTCTAGAAGGAATTGGACTCTCAGATAGTCCCACGTGGAGCACTGGCTCCTTACTGACCTAAGAGTCACCTGACACGCCACCATCCCACCAGTTCTAAGGACAGACAGTAGGAACCGAGAAGCCCCAAAACTCCATCAGTAATTGTGATCTGCAGTTGCTTCACCCACAGATCATAGTTTTAGATGATTGAGCCAAAGCCAAATTACCAAGATGGAGCAATTCTCATCTTCATGTTTTGATAAACCATAAAATGAAACACAGAAAAGGTGATGGGAAAATGCTTCAAATAGGCTAATCACTGGCAATCACTGGGAGTCGCGTTCCAAGCCATCCTGTATCAGCCACCCCGCCGCACCGGACAGGCCCGCTGGATCTTCCTTCTTGGGCACTGGATCTTCCTTCTTGGGCGTTGGATCTTCCTTCTTGGGCGCTGGATCTTCCTTCTTGGGCGCTGGATCTTCCTTCTTGGGCGCTGGATCTTCCTTCTTGGGCATTGGATCTTCCTTCTTGGGCGCTGGATCTTCCTTCTTGGGCGCTGGATCTTCCTTCTTGGGCGCTGGATCTTCCTTCTTGGGCGTTGGATCTTCCTTCTTGGGCGCTGGATCTTCCTTCTTGTTTGCTGGATCTTCCTTCTTGGGTGCTGGATCTTCCTTCTTGGGCGCTGGATCTTCCTTCTTGGGTGCTGGATCTTCCTTCTTGGGCGCTGGATCTTCCTTCTTGGGCGCTGGATCTTCCTTCTCGGGCGCTGGATCTTCCTTCTTGTTTGCTTGATCTTCCTTCTTGGGCATTGGATCTTCCTTCTTGGGCGCTGGATCTTCCTTCTTGGGTGCTGGATCTTCCTTCTTGGGCGTTGGATCTTCCTTCTTGGGCGCTGGATCTTCCTTCTTGGGCGCTGGATCTTCCTTCTTGGGCGCTGGATCTTCCTTCATGGGT
The Pleurodeles waltl isolate 20211129_DDA chromosome 11, aPleWal1.hap1.20221129, whole genome shotgun sequence genome window above contains:
- the LOC138266525 gene encoding uncharacterized protein; amino-acid sequence: MEDPTPKKEDPANKKEDPAPKKEDPAPKKEDQANKKEDPAPEKEDPAPEKEDPAPKKEDPTPKKDDPVPKKEDPVPRKEDPVPKKEDPVPKKEDPVPKKEDPANKKEDPAPKKEDPTPKKEDPTPKKEDAANKKEDPAPKKEDPAPKKEDQANKKEDPAPEKEDPAPKQEDPAPKKEDPAPMKEDPAPKKEDPAPKKEDPAPKKEDPTPKKEDPAPKKEDPAPKKEDPMPKKEDQANKKEDPAPEKEDPAPKKEDPAPKKEDPAPKKEDPAPKKEDPAPKKEDPANKKEDPAPKKEDPTPKKEDPAPKKEDPAPKKEDPAPKKEDPMPKKEDPAPKKEDPAPKKEDPAPKKEDPTPKKEDPVPKKEDPAGLSGAAGWLIQDGLERDSQ